Genomic window (Agromyces mariniharenae):
TGCCTGGAACATGTACGTCGCCGTGGCCAACGTCGAGGCCGCAGCTCGGCGGATCGTCGAGGCCGGCGGCGCGATCACGACGGGGCCGGTCGAGGCGGGGAAGGCCGGCCGAGCAGCCCTGGCGACCGATTCCGCCGGCGCCGCGTTCCGGCTCTGGCAGGCCGGCACGCGGGCCGGCGTGCAGGCCGTGAACGAGCCCGGGGCGTGGAACTTCGCCTACCTGCAGACGACGGATGCCGCGGAGCCGGCGTTCTACACGCGCGTGTTCGGCTGGGAGTTCGCCGCCCAGGGCTTCGCGACGCTCATCCGGATGCCGGGATACGGCGACCACCTGGCCGCGACGGTCGATCCCGGCATCCGCGAACGACAGGCGAGCGTCGCCACGCCGCAGGGGTTCGAGGACGCGATCGCCTGGCTCGACCCGCTGCCCGTCGACGCGCCGTCTCGATGGCACATGAGCTTCACGGTGGCGGACCGCGACGACACCGCCGCCATCGCCGAGCGCCTGAGCGGACAGGTGGTGTCGTCGATCGACACCGAGTGGACGCACGACGCCGTCATCCGCGACCCGCAGGGCGGCCTGTTCACCGCCAGCCAGTTCGTCCCGCCCGATCGCTGAGGGCCCCGAGGCATCCGGCGCCGCTCGCTTTGGTGCCGTCGTGGGCGAACTGGTATCGTTGTCTGTTGGCTTGCGTGTGGGTCCCACCCCGCACGAGACGCCGCGTCGGCCCCTCTACCGCGCGCGGCACATCCGGTACCCGCACTCGAACGAAAGAACACCCACGTGGCAAACATCAAGTCGCAGATCAAGCGCATCCGCACCAACCGCAAGGCCGAGGAGCGCAACAAGGCCGTCAAGAGCGAGCTGAAGACCGTCG
Coding sequences:
- a CDS encoding VOC family protein → MHETRTYPEGVPSWIDIEQPDLPAAMAFYGGLFGWSFESAEGPHGDTAYVVARHDGREAAGLAAHVVSPDAPPAWNMYVAVANVEAAARRIVEAGGAITTGPVEAGKAGRAALATDSAGAAFRLWQAGTRAGVQAVNEPGAWNFAYLQTTDAAEPAFYTRVFGWEFAAQGFATLIRMPGYGDHLAATVDPGIRERQASVATPQGFEDAIAWLDPLPVDAPSRWHMSFTVADRDDTAAIAERLSGQVVSSIDTEWTHDAVIRDPQGGLFTASQFVPPDR